A window of Candidatus Gorgyraea atricola contains these coding sequences:
- the wecB gene encoding UDP-N-acetylglucosamine 2-epimerase (non-hydrolyzing) — translation MAKKILFVFGTRPEVIKMAPVIELARESGVGLDPVVCVTGQHRHLLDQALTEFDIKPDIDLDLMRTDQSLDGIVSGVLRGMQEVYHKVCPEVVLVQGDTSTVFAATLACYYNGIDVGHIEAGLRSGDNQNPFPEEVNRRFVSLIAKYNFCPTQDAKKNLLKEAVRPEKIFVTGNTIVDALERTLNIIGSRQMSINGVDREFLQKPFALITGHRRENFDGGMKDICEAIKSLAKKHSAFHWLWSMHLNPNARDVVFKILDGLENVRLIEPPPYREFVYLMNRSRFIISDSGGVQEEAPSLGKTVLVTRVCTERPEAIKSGTSILVGTDPARITKEVDRLLKDRGPAKKTKNPFGDGLAGTRIIDIITKGSYKEFR, via the coding sequence ATGGCAAAAAAAATTCTATTTGTTTTTGGCACGCGCCCGGAGGTCATTAAGATGGCGCCTGTTATCGAGCTTGCGAGAGAGTCAGGGGTTGGGCTGGACCCCGTTGTTTGTGTTACAGGCCAGCATCGACATCTTTTGGATCAGGCATTGACTGAATTTGATATCAAGCCAGATATCGACCTTGATCTGATGAGGACTGATCAGAGTTTAGATGGTATCGTATCCGGGGTTTTGCGCGGCATGCAAGAGGTCTATCATAAGGTCTGTCCTGAGGTTGTCTTAGTGCAGGGAGATACCTCTACGGTGTTTGCTGCAACCCTCGCCTGTTATTATAACGGCATAGATGTCGGACACATCGAGGCAGGGTTACGCTCCGGAGACAACCAGAATCCTTTTCCTGAGGAGGTAAACAGGCGGTTTGTCTCACTTATCGCGAAATATAATTTTTGCCCGACCCAGGATGCGAAGAAAAATTTATTAAAAGAGGCTGTGCGTCCTGAAAAGATATTTGTTACAGGCAATACAATAGTCGATGCGCTTGAGAGGACCTTAAATATAATTGGTTCAAGACAGATGTCTATTAATGGAGTTGACCGGGAATTCCTGCAAAAGCCATTTGCCCTTATTACAGGACACAGAAGGGAAAATTTTGATGGGGGCATGAAGGATATCTGCGAGGCCATCAAGTCTCTGGCAAAAAAACACAGCGCCTTTCACTGGCTGTGGTCAATGCATCTGAATCCAAATGCCAGGGATGTTGTTTTTAAAATCCTCGATGGTTTAGAAAACGTCAGATTAATAGAGCCTCCTCCGTATAGAGAGTTTGTATACCTGATGAACCGCTCTAGATTTATTATCTCAGACTCTGGAGGCGTGCAGGAAGAGGCCCCGTCATTGGGAAAGACTGTGCTTGTAACCAGGGTGTGCACAGAGCGGCCAGAGGCCATTAAATCCGGCACGTCTATTTTAGTGGGCACAGACCCAGCCAGGATAACAAAAGAAGTAGATAGACTGCTGAAGGATAGAGGGCCTGCAAAGAAAACAAAAAATCCTTTTGGCGACGGCCTGGCTGGGACAAGGATCATAGACATTATTACTAAAGGAAGCTATAAGGAATTTCGCTAA
- a CDS encoding class I SAM-dependent methyltransferase, whose protein sequence is MKTKYETVSQCNLCESIKNRVVDERGHIVQCENCGLRFVNLRLTQDAISTDYDHSYVNIPGWGKVDAEAQLMYKRRADFLNRFIQRGRILDVAAGLGEFLSHVKKTGRWECLGTETSRYAIEFIKKEFGIELSFGQLEGLRYPDGFFDAVCFWHALEHMPDPSIVIKEAWRILKDNGFLFIAVPNDSWLGRRHFFKNALRKVVNHMPLKRKLKIKKMYPEIDEEGNKHLFYFTPRTLTRLLKKYGFKVRARSVDYDYGKPDPKLERRYRFDVLFCRFTGLNISNAILIAAQKKS, encoded by the coding sequence ATGAAAACTAAATACGAGACAGTTTCGCAGTGTAATCTCTGCGAAAGCATTAAAAACAGGGTCGTTGATGAAAGGGGCCACATAGTGCAGTGTGAAAACTGCGGCCTGAGGTTTGTGAATTTGCGCCTGACCCAGGATGCCATCTCCACGGATTATGATCACAGCTATGTAAATATCCCTGGCTGGGGCAAGGTGGATGCAGAGGCGCAACTGATGTACAAAAGAAGAGCGGATTTTTTAAACAGGTTTATCCAGAGAGGCAGGATCCTGGACGTGGCTGCGGGTCTGGGAGAATTTTTATCACATGTTAAAAAGACAGGCAGGTGGGAGTGTCTTGGCACAGAGACATCGCGATACGCGATCGAGTTTATAAAAAAGGAATTTGGTATCGAACTTTCTTTCGGGCAGCTTGAAGGCTTGAGGTATCCGGATGGTTTTTTTGATGCGGTCTGTTTCTGGCATGCGCTGGAGCATATGCCGGACCCATCGATCGTAATAAAAGAGGCCTGGCGCATTTTAAAGGATAATGGTTTTTTGTTCATTGCCGTGCCCAATGATTCATGGCTTGGCAGGAGGCATTTTTTTAAAAATGCGCTCAGAAAGGTCGTCAACCACATGCCATTAAAAAGAAAATTGAAAATAAAAAAGATGTATCCTGAGATTGACGAAGAAGGCAACAAACACCTTTTTTATTTTACGCCGCGGACCCTGACGAGATTACTGAAAAAATATGGTTTCAAGGTCAGGGCGCGTTCAGTGGATTATGATTACGGGAAGCCAGATCCTAAATTGGAAAGAAGATACAGATTTGATGTGCTATTTTGCCGTTTTACAGGGCTTAATATTTCTAACGCCATTTTAATCGCAGCGCAGAAGAAAAGTTAG
- a CDS encoding GDP-mannose 4,6-dehydratase: MMKVLVTGGAGLVGSHTAEYYSKKGDEVIVLDNLMRSNLFGYNKESVEFNWNYLSQLENVKRIKGDIREEKDVMKALGDGVDAVIHTAGQPGVPLSMKIPREDFSINAYGTLNVLECLRQVSPKAAFVYCSTNKIYGENVDSITLEEEETRYRYKTKKGVPETLSVDLTGHTPYGASKYTGDIYTQEYGHIYGMKTAVFRMSCIYGTRQFGFEDQGWVAWFVIANLTGQPIIVYGDGKQVRDLLYVDDLVEAYDKFIHGEAMHDVFNIGGGPRNTTSLLEFIALIEKKTGIKFRKIDHKEWRPSDQKVYISDIGKVSKSLTWKPKHTPEKGLEKLIEWVGSNTKYFI, from the coding sequence ATGATGAAGGTATTAGTGACAGGTGGGGCAGGGTTAGTCGGATCGCATACAGCAGAGTATTATTCAAAGAAGGGTGATGAGGTGATCGTACTGGATAATCTGATGCGCTCTAATCTATTCGGATACAATAAGGAGAGCGTGGAGTTTAACTGGAACTATCTGAGCCAGCTCGAAAACGTAAAGAGGATAAAAGGGGACATAAGAGAAGAAAAGGACGTGATGAAGGCGCTGGGTGACGGCGTGGATGCAGTGATACATACTGCGGGCCAGCCAGGCGTGCCGCTTTCCATGAAGATCCCGAGAGAAGACTTTAGTATAAACGCCTATGGCACGCTTAATGTCCTTGAATGTCTCAGGCAGGTCTCGCCAAAGGCTGCGTTTGTGTATTGCTCCACAAATAAGATCTACGGAGAGAATGTGGACAGCATTACACTGGAAGAAGAAGAGACAAGATATAGGTATAAAACTAAAAAAGGTGTTCCTGAGACACTGTCTGTGGACCTGACTGGCCATACGCCTTATGGCGCTTCGAAATATACAGGCGATATCTATACGCAGGAATACGGACATATCTACGGCATGAAGACAGCAGTGTTTCGCATGTCATGTATCTATGGCACAAGGCAGTTTGGTTTTGAGGATCAGGGCTGGGTAGCATGGTTTGTCATAGCGAATCTGACAGGCCAGCCCATCATTGTCTACGGCGACGGAAAACAGGTAAGGGACTTACTGTACGTGGATGATCTAGTAGAGGCCTATGACAAGTTCATACACGGCGAGGCAATGCATGACGTGTTTAATATTGGCGGCGGGCCAAGGAACACTACCTCGCTCCTGGAGTTTATAGCATTGATAGAAAAGAAAACAGGCATCAAGTTCAGGAAAATAGATCACAAGGAGTGGCGGCCAAGTGACCAGAAGGTATACATCTCTGACATCGGCAAGGTCTCAAAGTCACTCACCTGGAAACCAAAGCATACACCCGAGAAAGGCCTGGAAAAACTGATCGAATGGGTTGGCAGTAACACAAAATACTTTATTTAA
- the gmhB gene encoding D-glycero-beta-D-manno-heptose 1,7-bisphosphate 7-phosphatase, whose product MIKAIFLDRDGVINRDPGGGDYIKSWKEFEFWPGSIEAIKKLNEKGYEIFVISNQAGVGRGIYSQASLDEITKNMLSEIEKQGGRIKSVNYCTHKPDAGCECRKPKTGTIKKATKGLDIDFKNTYFIGDSHPDVGAGKGMGCKTILLLTGKENLDDVKNWVLKPDLIKRDLKEAVEWILKQERG is encoded by the coding sequence ATGATTAAAGCTATATTTCTAGATAGGGATGGTGTCATAAATAGGGATCCTGGCGGTGGCGATTATATAAAGTCATGGAAGGAGTTTGAGTTCTGGCCAGGCTCTATCGAGGCCATAAAAAAACTAAATGAAAAAGGCTATGAGATCTTTGTGATATCCAACCAGGCAGGAGTAGGCAGGGGGATCTATTCGCAGGCTTCGCTTGATGAGATCACAAAAAATATGCTGAGCGAGATTGAAAAACAGGGAGGCAGAATAAAGTCTGTCAATTATTGCACGCATAAGCCGGATGCTGGCTGCGAATGCAGAAAGCCAAAGACCGGTACGATAAAGAAAGCTACGAAAGGACTTGATATAGATTTTAAAAATACATATTTTATAGGCGACTCGCACCCTGATGTGGGCGCTGGGAAAGGCATGGGGTGCAAGACCATACTTTTATTGACAGGGAAAGAGAATTTAGACGATGTCAAGAATTGGGTGCTTAAGCCTGATCTCATAAAGAGAGATTTAAAGGAGGCAGTTGAATGGATATTAAAGCAAGAGCGAGGATAA
- a CDS encoding DUF5989 family protein: MDIKARARIIGELFKFLWERKLWWMIPIVMVLLLFGLLIFFTQSSAVAPFIYTLF; encoded by the coding sequence ATGGATATTAAAGCAAGAGCGAGGATAATAGGAGAGCTTTTTAAGTTTTTGTGGGAGAGAAAATTATGGTGGATGATCCCGATAGTGATGGTGCTTTTGCTATTTGGGCTTTTGATATTTTTCACACAATCATCAGCTGTAGCCCCGTTTATTTATACACTATTTTGA
- a CDS encoding glycosyltransferase, whose amino-acid sequence MKILVAHAYAGIGHKKAAEAIGKALLDSGAHVEVVDTLDYTNAFFKFSYPRVYLFLINRAPFLWGCLYYFFDLRSVDFFCAPVRRFFHDLQAARFKRFVIEKKPDVIVCTHFLPAEVVSALKKKNLFNGRLVTVITDFLPHSFWLARRSDYFIGALEKTKKGLVRRGIEEARIKIFGIPTDPVFSISKGRKTLIEKLGLKENCFNLLIMGGGFGTGPVKEIVNAISELESGIKNGLQIIIICGKNKALLEDLNKIGTSSGIKLSAFGYMNNVDEFMEASDLIITKSGGLTVSESLSKKLPMIIIQPIPGQETGNCKVLEGYGVAVRANTVGQIVDHVKCFVAAPEKIIDMKARINLLAYPDAAKDIADLVVKI is encoded by the coding sequence ATGAAAATATTAGTTGCGCACGCATATGCGGGAATTGGACACAAGAAGGCAGCAGAGGCAATAGGAAAGGCCTTGCTGGATTCTGGAGCCCATGTCGAGGTCGTAGATACGCTGGACTATACGAATGCATTTTTCAAGTTTTCGTACCCCAGGGTTTATCTATTTCTTATAAACAGGGCGCCCTTTTTATGGGGGTGCCTGTATTATTTCTTTGATCTCAGATCAGTGGATTTCTTTTGTGCTCCGGTAAGAAGATTTTTTCATGATCTTCAGGCAGCCAGATTCAAGAGGTTTGTTATTGAAAAAAAACCAGATGTTATAGTCTGCACACATTTTCTTCCCGCGGAAGTAGTTTCTGCGTTAAAGAAAAAAAATCTTTTTAACGGCAGGCTTGTAACAGTCATTACGGATTTTTTGCCTCATTCTTTTTGGTTGGCTAGACGATCAGATTATTTTATAGGCGCGCTAGAAAAGACAAAAAAAGGACTCGTAAGGCGCGGGATAGAGGAGGCCCGTATAAAGATCTTCGGTATCCCCACTGACCCTGTATTTAGTATTTCAAAAGGCCGCAAGACCCTGATAGAAAAACTGGGCCTGAAAGAAAATTGTTTTAATCTCCTTATTATGGGCGGCGGATTTGGAACAGGCCCGGTAAAAGAAATAGTCAATGCTATTTCTGAGCTGGAATCAGGGATAAAGAATGGTTTACAGATAATAATCATATGCGGAAAAAATAAGGCCTTGCTTGAAGATTTAAATAAGATAGGAACGAGTTCAGGGATTAAGTTGAGCGCCTTTGGCTATATGAATAATGTTGATGAGTTCATGGAGGCGAGTGATTTGATAATAACAAAGTCAGGCGGACTAACTGTCTCAGAGTCGCTTTCAAAGAAATTACCCATGATTATAATACAGCCAATACCTGGTCAGGAGACAGGAAACTGTAAAGTCCTTGAGGGCTATGGCGTGGCAGTGCGCGCAAATACAGTAGGTCAGATCGTGGATCATGTAAAGTGTTTCGTAGCTGCTCCTGAGAAGATAATCGACATGAAGGCCAGGATAAATCTATTGGCATATCCTGATGCTGCAAAGGATATAGCGGATCTGGTGGTGAAAATATGA
- the rbfA gene encoding 30S ribosome-binding factor RbfA translates to MGVRTDRVRKQLMKELSMILQEELKDPRIGFVTITRIDLTGDLRYAKIYFSVLGDESKKEASLEGIESAAGYIRRLIGEKLKLKYVPELSFRLDKSAEYSLELEKTFERLRDERKID, encoded by the coding sequence ATGGGTGTGAGGACGGACAGGGTGCGAAAGCAGTTAATGAAAGAGCTCTCTATGATATTGCAGGAGGAGCTAAAGGATCCGCGCATAGGCTTTGTCACGATCACAAGGATCGATCTTACTGGCGACCTGAGATATGCAAAGATCTATTTTAGCGTGCTTGGTGATGAATCAAAAAAAGAAGCCAGTCTCGAGGGGATCGAGAGTGCGGCAGGCTATATCCGCAGGCTTATCGGAGAAAAGTTAAAGCTAAAATACGTGCCAGAGCTTTCATTCAGACTCGATAAATCAGCTGAATACAGCCTAGAACTTGAAAAAACATTTGAGAGGTTAAGAGATGAACGCAAAATCGATTAA
- a CDS encoding bifunctional oligoribonuclease/PAP phosphatase NrnA yields the protein MNAKSIKKIITKFDTFFISAHINPEGDSVGSQIALASLLKRLGKKVMIVNESPVPHILRFMNGVDGILKELPRNADFQAAVILDCPDMSRLGKVAECVTKDKVVINIDHHISNENFGQHNWVDAKTSSAGEMVFELFKEFKLKIEYDEAVAMYVAIMTDTGSFKYTNTSSKTHRIVAELMDTGVEPYDIYSRIYETSSLQNTSLLGSALQTLKVSEDGKIAWLWVTKEMLKNTKASLEGTEGIINFARSIDGVEIAAFFRETGTENRIKVSFRSKGKADVNKLASFFNGGGHATASGCTVFGKMEEVEKKVLDKARSLL from the coding sequence ATGAACGCAAAATCGATTAAAAAAATTATAACAAAATTTGACACATTTTTTATTTCAGCCCACATAAATCCTGAAGGCGATTCTGTGGGGAGCCAGATTGCCCTCGCGTCTTTATTGAAGAGGCTAGGGAAAAAGGTCATGATCGTAAACGAAAGCCCTGTACCGCATATATTGCGATTCATGAATGGCGTAGATGGCATTTTAAAAGAATTACCTCGCAATGCTGATTTTCAAGCAGCAGTTATTCTGGATTGTCCGGACATGAGCCGTCTTGGAAAGGTTGCAGAGTGTGTAACAAAGGACAAGGTAGTCATAAACATAGACCATCACATCTCAAACGAGAATTTTGGCCAGCATAACTGGGTGGATGCAAAGACATCGAGCGCGGGCGAGATGGTGTTTGAACTATTTAAAGAATTTAAATTAAAGATAGAATATGATGAGGCTGTAGCTATGTATGTGGCGATTATGACAGATACAGGTTCGTTTAAGTATACCAATACATCTTCAAAGACTCACAGGATAGTAGCGGAACTGATGGATACAGGCGTGGAGCCTTATGATATATATAGCAGGATCTACGAGACGAGCAGTCTTCAGAATACGAGTTTATTAGGTTCTGCGCTTCAGACACTGAAGGTGTCAGAGGATGGAAAGATCGCGTGGCTCTGGGTTACAAAGGAGATGCTCAAGAATACAAAGGCGTCGCTGGAAGGCACAGAAGGCATAATAAATTTTGCGCGTTCCATAGATGGCGTAGAGATCGCGGCATTTTTCAGAGAAACAGGCACAGAAAACAGGATAAAAGTAAGCTTCCGCTCCAAAGGCAAGGCAGATGTAAATAAGCTTGCTTCATTTTTCAATGGCGGCGGTCACGCCACAGCAAGCGGATGTACTGTCTTTGGTAAGATGGAAGAAGTAGAGAAGAAGGTCTTAGACAAGGCACGTAGCTTGCTTTAG
- the truB gene encoding tRNA pseudouridine(55) synthase TruB, translating to MDGILVVDKPKGMTSHDVVDVVRRRFGMRRVGHAGTLDPMATGVLVMLVGRATKLAGTFLRDDKEYVATLFFGRSTDTQDSTGKVIEEKDVNGLDIDAVKKALESFKGNMEQIPPMVSAKKYKGKKLYQLARKGKTVPRKPCPITIHEIELVEFNMPEAIFRVKCSKGTYVRTLCEDIGRSLGYPAHMSALKRTRSGKFSLQEACPLDHINEKDIQ from the coding sequence ATGGATGGTATCTTAGTCGTAGACAAACCCAAGGGTATGACGTCGCATGATGTGGTGGATGTTGTAAGGCGAAGATTTGGGATGAGGCGTGTTGGTCATGCAGGTACGCTTGATCCAATGGCTACGGGTGTGCTTGTGATGCTGGTAGGTCGCGCCACAAAGTTGGCAGGTACATTTTTAAGGGATGACAAGGAATATGTCGCCACACTTTTTTTTGGAAGATCTACAGATACGCAGGATAGCACTGGCAAGGTTATCGAAGAAAAAGATGTAAATGGTTTGGACATTGATGCTGTAAAAAAGGCGCTGGAGAGTTTCAAAGGAAACATGGAGCAGATACCGCCAATGGTCTCTGCAAAAAAATATAAAGGCAAGAAATTATATCAGCTCGCGCGTAAAGGCAAGACCGTTCCGAGGAAACCCTGCCCCATAACGATACACGAGATAGAACTTGTGGAATTTAATATGCCTGAGGCTATTTTTCGCGTGAAGTGTTCAAAAGGCACATACGTAAGGACATTGTGCGAAGATATAGGCAGGTCATTAGGTTATCCTGCGCACATGTCAGCGCTTAAAAGGACCAGGTCAGGAAAATTTTCCTTGCAAGAGGCTTGCCCCCTGGACCATATCAATGAAAAAGACATCCAATAA
- a CDS encoding bifunctional riboflavin kinase/FAD synthetase — protein MKKTSNKKLRGAKRRANFVAAIGIFDGVHRGHQKILKKLTKEASRNNASSLLITFDPHPRNILKSKIPLLISLKHRLTLIKDFGVDSLRVIRFTGKLSRLSGEEFITKILMRRFKIDILVVGENFRFGYKGRGTAGLLKRYGFKVFEVKTLRSKGHSVSSTRIRQKIEKGDLRNASLMLGRPVTVLGTVVRGRRVGRRLGFPTANIDPHHEAIPPSGVYSVDAKISNRIYKGILNIGTRPTFGLPRTRAERLVRGSNIDPTIELHIFNFKKTIYGKDVEVIFKRKIRDERRFKSVEALRKQIQSDIILSKRA, from the coding sequence ATGAAAAAGACATCCAATAAAAAGTTACGAGGAGCGAAGCGACGAGCTAACTTTGTAGCTGCCATAGGCATCTTTGACGGTGTTCATCGTGGCCACCAGAAGATCTTAAAAAAGCTTACTAAAGAAGCATCTCGCAACAACGCTAGCAGTCTTCTTATAACATTTGACCCGCACCCTCGCAATATCCTTAAATCAAAGATCCCGCTTTTGATCTCGTTAAAACACAGACTTACATTGATAAAAGATTTTGGCGTAGATTCTCTTAGAGTTATAAGATTTACAGGAAAGCTCTCGCGACTTTCCGGAGAAGAGTTTATAACTAAAATTTTAATGCGCAGATTTAAAATAGATATTCTTGTCGTGGGAGAAAATTTTAGATTTGGCTACAAGGGTAGAGGTACTGCTGGACTCTTAAAAAGATACGGCTTTAAGGTATTCGAGGTCAAGACCCTTAGATCAAAAGGCCATTCTGTTTCCAGCACAAGGATACGCCAGAAAATTGAAAAAGGAGACTTAAGGAATGCATCGCTTATGTTGGGCAGGCCTGTCACAGTCCTTGGTACTGTGGTAAGAGGCAGACGCGTTGGAAGAAGGCTTGGATTTCCAACGGCAAATATCGATCCGCATCACGAGGCGATTCCGCCGAGCGGAGTTTATAGCGTAGATGCAAAGATCTCCAACAGGATCTACAAAGGTATTTTGAATATTGGCACCAGGCCCACATTTGGTTTACCCCGTACCCGAGCGGAGCGACTGGTACGGGGCAGCAATATAGACCCTACTATCGAACTACATATATTTAATTTTAAAAAAACTATATATGGTAAAGATGTAGAAGTAATATTTAAGAGAAAGATAAGAGATGAAAGAAGGTTCAAATCCGTTGAAGCACTGCGAAAACAGATACAGAGTGATATAATCCTGAGCAAGCGAGCATAG
- the mraZ gene encoding division/cell wall cluster transcriptional repressor MraZ → MFYGEFEHALDRKGRLIIPSKFRDALKEHYIERFFITRGLDKCLFMFGEDEWKTQEQKFKSMPFTKSEYRRFNRLYFSGASELVPDKQGRILVPSYLKNYANIKKDVYIVGVSNRIEIWARDSWKDYYSVSKDSFEEVAEKLIDLE, encoded by the coding sequence ATGTTTTACGGAGAGTTTGAACATGCGTTGGACAGAAAAGGCAGACTCATAATCCCCTCTAAATTTAGAGACGCGCTCAAGGAGCATTATATTGAGCGCTTTTTTATTACCCGCGGACTCGACAAATGTTTATTTATGTTTGGAGAAGATGAATGGAAAACACAGGAGCAGAAATTTAAATCCATGCCATTTACAAAATCAGAATACAGGCGATTCAATAGGCTGTATTTTTCAGGCGCAAGCGAACTCGTACCTGATAAGCAGGGCAGGATCCTCGTCCCTTCTTATTTAAAAAATTACGCTAATATTAAAAAAGATGTATACATCGTTGGCGTTTCAAACAGGATCGAGATCTGGGCTCGCGATTCATGGAAGGATTATTATTCTGTGTCAAAAGATTCATTTGAGGAAGTAGCTGAGAAATTAATAGACTTGGAATAG
- the rsmH gene encoding 16S rRNA (cytosine(1402)-N(4))-methyltransferase RsmH, with amino-acid sequence MGENFLHKPVLLQEVMHFLDPADGDVIVDATIGGAGHAKEILRRIGPSGLLIGIDKDKESLKIADEQLKSSEGSFRLMNGNFKDLKNILQDSKTSEVDGILFDLGISSIQMESAERGFSIKNSGPLDMRMDKTQHLTAATLVNNLSEFELSRLIKHFGEERFHKRIAASILRARREKKIETTAELAQIISRSMPYGRRRERIHPATRTFQALRIKVNEELSAMEEALKDAPSVLKKGGRLCVISFHSLEDRIAKTTLREFSAQDVFQILTKKPVMAKGDELMENPRARSAKLRAAIKL; translated from the coding sequence ATGGGAGAAAACTTTTTACATAAGCCGGTCCTCTTGCAGGAGGTCATGCATTTCTTAGATCCTGCAGACGGTGATGTGATCGTAGACGCTACTATAGGCGGGGCAGGTCATGCCAAAGAGATCTTGCGCAGGATAGGTCCCAGCGGTTTATTGATAGGAATAGATAAAGATAAAGAGTCATTAAAAATAGCAGACGAACAGCTTAAATCTTCAGAAGGTTCTTTCAGACTCATGAACGGTAATTTCAAAGACCTCAAGAATATCTTACAGGATTCAAAGACAAGTGAAGTAGATGGAATTTTATTTGATCTGGGCATATCCAGTATCCAGATGGAGTCAGCGGAACGAGGATTCAGCATAAAGAATTCAGGCCCTTTGGATATGAGGATGGATAAGACGCAGCATCTTACAGCGGCTACACTGGTAAATAATTTGAGCGAATTTGAACTTTCGCGCTTGATAAAGCATTTCGGCGAAGAGCGTTTTCATAAGAGGATAGCGGCCTCGATCCTCAGGGCGCGCAGGGAAAAGAAGATAGAGACGACCGCTGAATTAGCGCAGATAATTTCTCGGAGCATGCCTTACGGAAGGCGCAGGGAGCGGATCCATCCAGCCACTCGCACATTCCAGGCGCTTCGAATCAAGGTGAACGAGGAACTTTCTGCCATGGAAGAGGCGCTTAAGGATGCGCCGTCCGTTCTTAAAAAAGGCGGCAGGTTATGCGTGATATCGTTTCATTCGTTGGAGGATAGGATCGCGAAGACTACCCTTAGGGAATTTTCCGCGCAGGATGTCTTTCAGATCCTTACGAAGAAGCCTGTTATGGCAAAAGGTGATGAACTCATGGAAAACCCGCGCGCGCGAAGCGCAAAACTAAGAGCTGCAATAAAATTATGA